A part of Saccharomonospora amisosensis genomic DNA contains:
- a CDS encoding DUF2397 family protein, translated as MLDHFEHDHGLLPANMDDVRTRIDELQRVTADFYAALAQMVQSDVTNDDLFGDNRDRVIEALRQFPREYGRALRRVEAALADLRAVGHRHIVEAAVPHAGLIDIRDQQHWVDERVRRLSDLEAWFQPDGTVQRLIASATGAVYTLLVAIDRRYTARRRGSDLGVDYRTLAYSLHSQATDADARCVYAAAFGDWPAWHAVLGPNEEDVAHGTVAAAGVSRHLVEVTLREHERQGPTSGRPRKVPDTGSDRAAALAEARAEAERRRRFTALLLTKGEVGLEHFGGLDLDAAAILLQAIEVALGQLDPATGWGQGQADGASVLVRVRAGDPDRTVSVALAEGVLTGPDLRIQVTPTENVTAQRAWSVA; from the coding sequence ATGCTTGATCACTTCGAGCATGACCACGGACTCCTGCCTGCCAACATGGATGACGTCCGCACCCGTATCGACGAGCTGCAGCGCGTGACCGCCGACTTCTACGCAGCCTTGGCGCAGATGGTGCAGTCCGACGTCACGAACGACGACCTGTTCGGCGATAACCGAGACCGCGTCATCGAGGCGCTGCGGCAGTTCCCCCGCGAGTATGGGCGTGCGCTGCGCCGTGTCGAAGCAGCACTGGCTGACCTGCGAGCGGTTGGCCACCGACACATCGTGGAAGCGGCCGTTCCGCACGCTGGCCTCATCGACATCAGAGACCAGCAGCACTGGGTGGACGAACGGGTGCGCCGATTGTCCGACCTCGAGGCATGGTTTCAGCCGGACGGGACCGTTCAGCGCCTCATCGCCTCGGCCACCGGCGCCGTCTACACGCTGCTGGTGGCCATCGACCGCCGCTACACCGCGCGGCGAAGGGGTTCGGATCTCGGCGTCGACTACCGGACACTCGCCTACAGTCTGCACAGCCAAGCCACCGACGCCGATGCCCGCTGCGTCTACGCTGCGGCGTTTGGCGATTGGCCTGCCTGGCACGCCGTCCTCGGCCCGAACGAGGAGGACGTAGCGCACGGCACCGTCGCTGCCGCTGGTGTCAGCCGGCACCTGGTCGAGGTGACCTTGCGCGAGCACGAGCGGCAGGGACCGACCAGCGGACGCCCCCGCAAGGTGCCCGACACGGGTTCCGACCGTGCCGCCGCGCTGGCCGAAGCCAGGGCCGAAGCAGAGCGGCGCCGCCGCTTCACCGCACTGCTGCTCACCAAGGGAGAGGTAGGGCTGGAACACTTCGGAGGTCTGGACCTGGATGCTGCGGCGATCCTGTTGCAGGCCATCGAAGTCGCTCTCGGACAGTTGGACCCGGCGACAGGGTGGGGACAAGGCCAGGCTGATGGGGCGAGCGTTCTTGTGCGGGTCCGCGCCGGCGATCCGGACCGAACTGTCTCAGTAGCCCTCGCGGAAGGCGTCCTCACCGGACCTGATCTGCGGATACAGGTAACTCCCACCGAGAACGTCACCGCGCAACGGGCCTGGAGCGTGGCATGA
- a CDS encoding DUF2398 family protein translates to MSGADMLDPELREAARHLIATGRIRAETDPERYRTAVKGRQDLAEFFRSELGWTLEVLEVAELVRLHKRRADVPADRGPRLQREGRDGPLAPAKVLVLAALVCEQLWRRPRMSLRELLQAIAQVCAAEAASGRLPHFRIVAADGMAKKEAHQNRQHLVDALKLLVAEGSIVVDADLDRAVTDEESDLVVKASRDRLAAKFSSLSPSLLALDDLSPDLHAAALSAESLLDHSTATEEELAAPTLETRRLKAIRRLVDDPATDPLDDASASTPYLHTLTGRERGLTVATSLGLATTVRRDWWEITDPTGLGTGIDFPNGRRSERQAALALLEALARRDDLSAPLLITEVIAQFEEIREDLPRWAAAYERRLPALARAAAAELVAAGLLTIDPEHPDQWLPTPGVRLWRVRVRQASTESTSAERPAERSTAVQTALPLTDQPTNDHEPADEQPRTER, encoded by the coding sequence ATGAGCGGGGCAGACATGCTCGACCCCGAGCTACGCGAAGCTGCTCGCCACCTCATCGCAACCGGTCGCATTCGCGCGGAGACAGATCCCGAGAGATATCGGACTGCGGTCAAGGGCCGCCAGGACCTCGCCGAGTTCTTCCGTTCCGAGCTCGGCTGGACGTTAGAGGTCCTTGAGGTCGCCGAACTGGTCCGGCTGCACAAGCGGCGCGCCGATGTCCCGGCCGACCGCGGGCCGCGGCTGCAACGCGAGGGCCGGGACGGGCCATTGGCTCCGGCGAAGGTCCTCGTGCTCGCCGCGCTGGTATGCGAGCAGTTATGGCGTCGTCCCCGGATGAGCCTTCGGGAGCTGCTGCAGGCCATCGCTCAGGTATGCGCGGCCGAGGCTGCCTCGGGGCGGCTGCCCCACTTTCGCATCGTCGCTGCCGACGGCATGGCGAAGAAGGAAGCGCACCAGAATCGTCAGCACCTGGTCGACGCGCTCAAGCTCCTCGTTGCCGAAGGCTCGATCGTCGTCGACGCCGACCTCGACCGGGCTGTGACCGACGAGGAAAGCGACCTGGTCGTCAAAGCCTCCCGCGACCGGCTCGCCGCCAAGTTCTCGTCCTTGTCTCCCTCGCTGCTGGCTCTGGACGACCTGTCGCCCGACCTGCACGCCGCTGCCTTGTCGGCCGAGTCTCTGCTCGACCACTCCACAGCAACGGAGGAGGAGCTAGCGGCCCCGACCCTGGAAACACGGAGGTTGAAGGCGATACGGCGGCTCGTCGACGACCCCGCGACCGATCCCTTGGACGACGCCTCCGCGAGTACCCCCTATTTGCACACGCTCACCGGCCGCGAGCGTGGCCTCACGGTCGCGACCTCGCTGGGACTGGCCACCACCGTGCGGCGGGATTGGTGGGAGATCACCGATCCCACTGGTCTCGGCACGGGCATCGACTTCCCGAACGGGCGGCGGAGCGAGCGGCAGGCCGCCCTCGCGCTGCTGGAGGCACTGGCTCGTCGCGATGACCTGTCCGCCCCACTACTGATCACCGAAGTGATCGCCCAGTTCGAGGAGATCCGCGAGGACCTGCCTCGCTGGGCCGCAGCCTACGAACGGCGCCTACCAGCTTTGGCACGCGCCGCAGCCGCCGAGCTCGTGGCCGCCGGGCTACTCACTATTGACCCCGAGCACCCCGACCAGTGGCTGCCGACGCCCGGGGTGCGCTTGTGGCGGGTCCGCGTACGCCAAGCATCCACGGAATCCACCTCAGCCGAACGCCCAGCGGAGCGATCAACCGCCGTACAGACCGCGTTGCCCCTCACCGACCAACCCACCAACGACCACGAGCCCGCCGACGAGCAGCCAAGGACCGAGCGATGA
- a CDS encoding SbcC/MukB-like Walker B domain-containing protein produces the protein MSVTEHPAQHLSAVAAVETVGLPGAAGRWQPTRAGVVNSWAWGEENLLFADGWLALTGPNGSGKSLTASMLVTLLLDADSSQTALSVSGKAAGTLTSRHTDWNDKEDRTGAWWLEYGLRDEQAGHTVYLTTGLWLRATSGTLHRAFFIAPGRVGTELTLQRERDPVRIEDLAEQLATCDGELFTSSAKLRAKSLGQLRAVEDERGYRQAIRSRLFSPLDEVQFDALVGVLRSLRNLRTAEAISPKQMREVLTDALPALDPERLTVIAEAMERIAELEAQLQRNREETKLLEGTDKLYRRYVGTVTQVEAAELTAANTEFKAQADRTREETARLQAAQAEQAEAKEQHATTRTQISELEGRRDAADTALRDHAGAELPHMEQRAADLAKAADEADERAEQAERDANTALQQASESADSATQNQQHLIRLSDDLRGPSTSVGADAALEHLFAATRQLASAEPGTTPMVEVGQVCATPLAWTEARITQVGQVGEALRGHELAQQAEHSAVETVRSAEDEEDNRRGLAEDATAQRRDIEAALVEKIATWASGARYFGLVPEELTAPIDNVPAGDRLEPDRLAAWLESSASAVRARIDLPGHQQAAATDAALATTAADAAERARTEHGEAQTKASEAANAFDVVQERAAAEMQAAEHERAQAHATYQESVATAQATLADSKQRLTDSVASAAQAADHWLGQVRQWRSTLTHLAADAVPVPHLGEIDSAAVENAVAELDRIDPAAIRLAAERAHSAATTRLERRVSAAEQQVERAADAVAAIEAKLVEARHAAPVPTAPPWRNRQPSDGMPLWALVDFAEHLSAADANRLEGALLVAGLLDALVTPDGSVYAGDLTITGTEPAAGRTLADMLRVEQDPGIDATRITQLLRAIPVDAPGSDLALGQLTTGVLTAAAPEGYEAAFIGRTARERARLQRVATLEQELQAAQDQLHQFEQEVSNYRDDLRAADAERQTFPTDEAIRRAREHVTTLWRDLEAVERETTERIGQADLALHQALADLETAAAARKARLDTVEQELRHAERIAEDLKSKAEDAERTAAQRKETAQRSEAARAQAATAQEQADAERAAFPDLAPIRAAHMAEDRAADDLNRARSALIEATEKHRQASNTVKDALRELNQAAKLPDGSLLPTDQETLNEHGKTLNQLTHKIEGWRHAAQRALDLLRRASHDAEAATGWANRSSRAKDEAEKTRLAATREAAAVAERRRLYGAEYEQLRRTRQAIGEELRKANERAEELVAQQQAASNEAAAAQSTLDGIAPQREAAEQRREECLRQLCRLVDEGLATVPEDVATEPSGRPANLTAGLAWAKHLLADRPAGADRVGMLTQARSRALTALENSARTVSTKLARFGKQVTLNSIEATEWRRAVVAEPDAIRGDDLHLAVQALHTTAAQLEEDLRDDVKRTLKTSMFTQLRRDIQVRREAAQELVRQIRATLDAVRTGVANVGVQVEWTVREDEDAQRMVELISQPPSDETFEQMYSVLRQRMDETAGEAWAERVAHTFDYRAWHEWHISVTHSSFGDGSGEKFRTVTSRSNPLESLSTGERRLATMLPLLAAAWSMYSGEGYRGPRLLSIDEIDAAFDEPNLRQVLALLRAWEFDVLATAPFMTPMIKKESQRVMVHQVVKAGRYRVSVPWLWDGQGEPQPLTLELASEQTAEER, from the coding sequence ATGAGCGTCACCGAACATCCCGCCCAGCACCTCTCAGCAGTTGCGGCCGTCGAAACCGTCGGTCTGCCGGGCGCGGCGGGACGCTGGCAGCCCACCCGCGCCGGAGTAGTCAACTCCTGGGCGTGGGGTGAGGAGAACCTGCTGTTCGCCGACGGCTGGCTCGCCTTGACCGGACCTAACGGCTCCGGCAAGTCGCTGACGGCATCTATGCTGGTCACCCTGCTGCTCGACGCCGACAGCTCACAGACCGCCCTGTCGGTGTCAGGCAAGGCCGCCGGCACCCTGACCAGCCGACATACCGACTGGAACGACAAGGAGGACCGCACCGGCGCCTGGTGGCTTGAGTACGGGCTCCGGGACGAACAGGCCGGACACACCGTCTACCTGACCACCGGACTGTGGCTCAGAGCCACCAGCGGGACGCTGCATCGCGCGTTTTTCATCGCTCCAGGACGCGTGGGCACTGAACTGACGCTGCAGCGCGAGCGCGACCCGGTCCGCATCGAAGACCTTGCCGAGCAGTTGGCCACCTGCGACGGGGAACTGTTCACCTCCTCCGCCAAACTGCGCGCCAAGTCGCTCGGACAGCTGCGCGCCGTCGAAGATGAGCGTGGCTACCGGCAGGCGATCCGCTCCCGCTTGTTCTCCCCTCTGGATGAAGTGCAGTTTGACGCCTTGGTCGGTGTGTTACGCAGTTTGCGCAACCTGCGCACGGCGGAGGCGATCTCCCCAAAGCAGATGCGCGAGGTGCTGACCGACGCCTTGCCGGCGCTGGACCCCGAACGGCTCACGGTCATCGCCGAGGCGATGGAACGCATCGCCGAGCTGGAGGCCCAGTTACAGCGCAATCGCGAGGAAACCAAGCTCCTGGAGGGCACCGACAAGCTGTATCGCCGTTATGTCGGCACCGTGACACAGGTCGAGGCAGCCGAGCTGACCGCGGCCAACACTGAGTTCAAAGCCCAAGCCGACCGCACCCGCGAGGAGACGGCGCGTTTGCAGGCCGCCCAGGCCGAGCAAGCCGAAGCAAAAGAACAGCACGCGACCACCCGCACCCAGATCTCCGAACTCGAAGGCCGCCGAGACGCCGCTGACACAGCCCTGCGCGACCACGCGGGAGCCGAGCTGCCGCACATGGAGCAGCGGGCCGCTGACCTGGCCAAGGCCGCCGATGAGGCAGACGAGCGCGCCGAGCAAGCCGAACGCGATGCCAACACCGCCCTCCAGCAAGCCAGCGAGTCAGCCGACAGCGCCACCCAGAACCAGCAGCATCTGATCCGATTGTCCGATGACCTGCGAGGACCCTCGACCAGCGTCGGCGCCGACGCCGCGTTGGAGCACCTGTTCGCCGCCACACGGCAGTTGGCGTCAGCCGAGCCAGGAACTACGCCGATGGTCGAGGTCGGGCAAGTGTGCGCCACGCCATTGGCCTGGACCGAAGCCCGCATAACACAGGTGGGACAGGTGGGCGAAGCCTTGCGCGGCCATGAACTGGCTCAACAGGCGGAACACTCAGCTGTCGAAACCGTGCGCAGCGCCGAGGATGAAGAGGACAACCGGCGCGGCCTCGCCGAGGACGCCACCGCCCAACGCCGAGACATCGAAGCCGCGCTCGTCGAAAAGATCGCCACGTGGGCATCCGGTGCGCGCTATTTTGGCCTGGTCCCGGAGGAGCTCACGGCCCCCATCGACAACGTTCCTGCCGGTGACCGCTTGGAGCCGGATCGACTGGCCGCATGGTTGGAATCATCGGCCAGCGCAGTCCGTGCGCGCATCGACTTGCCGGGACATCAACAGGCCGCTGCCACTGACGCCGCTCTCGCCACAACCGCGGCGGATGCCGCCGAGCGGGCACGAACTGAGCACGGCGAAGCGCAAACGAAGGCATCCGAGGCTGCGAATGCCTTCGATGTTGTCCAGGAACGGGCGGCCGCCGAGATGCAGGCCGCCGAGCATGAACGCGCCCAAGCCCACGCCACATACCAAGAATCTGTTGCGACCGCGCAGGCTACCCTCGCTGATTCCAAACAACGCCTGACCGATAGCGTTGCCTCAGCCGCCCAGGCCGCCGACCACTGGCTCGGGCAAGTACGCCAGTGGCGCAGCACCCTCACGCACCTGGCGGCAGACGCCGTGCCCGTGCCCCACCTTGGCGAGATCGATAGCGCGGCGGTCGAAAATGCCGTGGCCGAGCTGGACAGAATTGACCCCGCGGCCATCCGGCTTGCCGCTGAGCGAGCGCATAGCGCCGCAACCACGCGCCTGGAACGCCGAGTTAGCGCTGCTGAGCAGCAGGTTGAGCGTGCCGCCGACGCGGTCGCCGCAATCGAAGCCAAGCTAGTCGAAGCCCGCCACGCCGCACCAGTACCAACCGCCCCACCCTGGCGCAACCGACAGCCCTCGGACGGCATGCCCCTGTGGGCGCTGGTCGACTTCGCCGAGCACCTGTCAGCCGCCGACGCCAACCGCCTCGAAGGCGCCTTGCTCGTCGCCGGCCTACTCGACGCACTCGTCACTCCTGACGGAAGTGTCTACGCAGGCGACCTCACGATCACCGGTACCGAACCTGCCGCCGGACGCACCCTGGCCGACATGCTTCGGGTCGAGCAGGACCCAGGCATCGACGCCACGCGCATCACACAACTGCTCCGTGCCATTCCCGTCGACGCACCGGGCAGCGATCTCGCCCTCGGCCAGCTCACCACTGGTGTGCTCACCGCCGCCGCCCCAGAGGGCTACGAGGCTGCGTTCATCGGCCGCACGGCCCGCGAGCGAGCCCGCCTCCAGCGGGTCGCGACCCTCGAACAAGAACTGCAAGCAGCTCAAGACCAGCTCCATCAATTTGAACAGGAAGTGAGCAACTACCGCGACGACCTACGTGCTGCGGACGCCGAACGACAAACATTCCCGACAGACGAGGCCATACGCCGCGCACGCGAGCACGTGACCACGCTGTGGCGCGACCTCGAAGCCGTCGAGCGGGAAACCACCGAACGCATCGGACAAGCCGATCTGGCACTACACCAAGCCCTCGCTGACCTGGAGACCGCCGCGGCGGCACGCAAGGCACGGCTAGACACCGTTGAACAAGAGCTCCGCCACGCCGAGCGCATCGCAGAAGACCTGAAGAGCAAGGCCGAGGACGCCGAGCGAACCGCAGCACAGCGGAAGGAGACCGCGCAACGCAGCGAGGCAGCGCGCGCCCAGGCCGCCACGGCGCAGGAGCAGGCCGACGCCGAACGGGCAGCGTTCCCTGACCTCGCCCCCATCCGCGCCGCGCATATGGCAGAAGATCGTGCCGCGGATGACCTTAACCGGGCTCGCAGCGCGCTGATCGAAGCCACCGAGAAGCACCGACAGGCCAGCAACACGGTCAAGGACGCGCTACGCGAACTGAACCAGGCAGCCAAACTGCCCGACGGGTCGCTGTTGCCTACCGACCAAGAGACGTTGAACGAGCACGGAAAGACACTCAACCAACTAACGCACAAGATCGAAGGCTGGAGACACGCCGCGCAGCGAGCCCTCGATCTGCTTCGACGGGCAAGTCACGACGCGGAAGCAGCCACAGGCTGGGCGAACCGGTCATCCAGGGCGAAAGACGAGGCGGAGAAAACCCGACTGGCCGCCACCCGCGAAGCCGCAGCCGTGGCCGAGAGACGTCGCCTGTACGGCGCGGAATACGAGCAGCTACGCCGCACCCGCCAAGCGATCGGCGAAGAGTTGCGCAAGGCCAACGAGCGAGCCGAGGAACTGGTTGCGCAACAGCAGGCAGCCAGCAACGAGGCGGCTGCCGCCCAGTCCACGCTTGACGGGATCGCTCCACAGCGCGAGGCCGCTGAGCAGCGACGCGAAGAATGCCTGCGTCAGCTTTGCCGTCTCGTTGACGAAGGCTTGGCCACCGTGCCCGAAGACGTGGCGACGGAGCCGTCAGGCAGGCCAGCCAACCTCACCGCCGGACTGGCATGGGCCAAGCACCTTCTCGCAGACCGACCTGCAGGAGCCGACCGGGTCGGCATGCTCACGCAGGCCCGTAGCCGGGCGCTGACCGCACTGGAGAACAGCGCCCGCACCGTCAGTACCAAGCTCGCCCGCTTCGGTAAGCAGGTCACCCTCAACAGCATCGAGGCCACCGAGTGGCGTCGCGCCGTCGTCGCCGAACCGGATGCCATCCGAGGCGACGACCTCCACCTCGCGGTCCAAGCCCTGCACACCACGGCCGCACAGCTGGAGGAAGACCTCCGCGACGACGTCAAACGAACCTTGAAGACCAGCATGTTCACCCAACTGCGCCGCGACATCCAAGTACGTCGCGAGGCAGCCCAGGAACTGGTCCGGCAGATCCGCGCCACCCTCGACGCGGTACGCACAGGTGTGGCGAACGTCGGGGTTCAGGTCGAGTGGACGGTTCGCGAGGATGAGGACGCCCAGCGCATGGTCGAACTGATTTCCCAACCACCGTCGGACGAAACGTTCGAGCAAATGTATTCGGTGCTGCGCCAGCGGATGGACGAGACAGCCGGCGAAGCGTGGGCCGAGCGCGTCGCGCACACCTTCGACTACCGCGCCTGGCACGAGTGGCACATCTCGGTCACCCATTCCTCCTTCGGCGACGGCAGCGGGGAGAAGTTCCGCACAGTCACCTCCCGCTCCAACCCGCTGGAATCCCTGTCGACCGGAGAACGGCGACTCGCGACCATGCTTCCCCTTCTGGCCGCTGCATGGTCGATGTACTCCGGGGAGGGCTACAGGGGTCCGCGGTTGCTGTCGATCGACGAGATCGACGCGGCATTCGACGAGCCGAATCTGCGCCAAGTGCTGGCCCTGCTCCGAGCCTGGGAGTTCGACGTGCTCGCGACCGCTCCATTCATGACGCCGATGATCAAGAAAGAGTCGCAGCGAGTCATGGTGCACCAAGTCGTCAAAGCAGGGCGGTACCGCGTGAGCGTTCCGTGGCTCTGGGACGGGCAAGGCGAGCCCCAGCCACTCACCCTCGAGCTGGCGTCCGAACAGACCGCGGAGGAGCGATGA
- a CDS encoding TIGR02679 domain-containing protein, with the protein MSVDLSLIADDPELAPLWTAIYERLCSGQDPEAIATVEAPKLSAAGVATLRSWLDTTTRRRRGRSAITVSQTGATVPVRELLKVLGLSAADLQPLVERAKGRTVVNRAAARQEASTQRQELWSYAADKLPPLPGLRAKMRTAGIGDDEQAVRRLIDALAKAMAKIPAHPPVSLPKLAHDCAGDPHYFDLDTLAGARLVAAVAEFTNQLEPSRPDRVRGLLAEVGVLADRLWATVLLYQVHVTGDGPIDRRLREATAPVALTLLDLTQNPPSLAPQVLTVVENPSVLEAAMTRKSRQALACTSGQLRGVDHTLLQLASDQGVQLQYAGDLDEHGLQIANYVATTYGAHLVAMDAATVQDAGTEPSAVPLGSLSQTCDSELAEALRGGGGRVVFQEHDVVLRRLLEPGL; encoded by the coding sequence ATGAGTGTCGACCTCTCCCTGATTGCCGATGACCCTGAACTAGCACCATTGTGGACAGCGATCTACGAGCGCCTGTGCTCTGGCCAAGATCCGGAGGCGATCGCGACCGTCGAAGCACCAAAACTGTCCGCTGCAGGCGTGGCCACCCTGCGTTCGTGGCTGGACACAACCACGCGACGCCGACGTGGCCGATCCGCCATCACCGTCAGCCAGACCGGCGCGACCGTACCGGTGCGGGAACTGCTCAAAGTCCTTGGCCTCTCCGCCGCCGACCTTCAGCCACTCGTGGAACGCGCCAAGGGGCGAACGGTTGTGAACCGGGCGGCAGCGCGACAGGAAGCGTCGACGCAGCGGCAAGAGCTCTGGTCGTACGCCGCCGACAAACTGCCGCCGCTGCCAGGACTCCGTGCCAAGATGCGCACTGCGGGCATCGGTGACGATGAACAGGCGGTACGTCGTCTCATCGATGCGCTCGCCAAAGCAATGGCCAAGATCCCTGCCCACCCGCCAGTTAGCTTGCCAAAACTGGCCCACGACTGCGCCGGCGACCCGCACTACTTCGACCTCGACACGCTTGCCGGAGCACGACTGGTCGCCGCCGTCGCCGAGTTCACGAACCAGCTGGAACCGAGCCGCCCAGACCGGGTGCGTGGTCTGCTCGCCGAGGTTGGTGTCCTTGCCGACCGGCTGTGGGCCACCGTGCTGCTGTATCAGGTGCACGTGACCGGAGACGGCCCTATCGACCGACGACTGCGGGAAGCCACAGCCCCGGTAGCGCTCACTTTGCTCGACCTGACGCAGAATCCGCCGAGCTTGGCTCCCCAAGTACTGACCGTCGTGGAAAATCCGTCGGTCCTCGAAGCTGCGATGACCCGCAAGAGTCGACAGGCGCTGGCGTGCACCAGCGGTCAATTGCGCGGCGTCGACCACACCCTTCTACAACTCGCCAGCGACCAAGGGGTCCAACTTCAGTACGCGGGTGACCTCGACGAGCACGGCCTGCAGATCGCCAACTATGTGGCCACCACCTACGGTGCGCACCTGGTTGCCATGGACGCGGCAACCGTGCAGGACGCGGGCACAGAGCCTTCCGCGGTTCCCCTCGGCTCGCTATCACAGACATGTGACTCGGAGCTTGCCGAGGCACTGCGTGGGGGTGGTGGACGCGTCGTGTTCCAGGAACATGACGTCGTACTGCGCCGGCTACTTGAGCCCGGCCTCTGA
- a CDS encoding DUF4192 domain-containing protein translates to MPAVSVNGPAEFVSTIPILLGFHPHRCLVLGSLHGKSDVGELLHVDIEEAARPTAADQLVAALKRHEPDRLLIAVIDDRVFDPAEPTRHQQLVDALTAGARAAGITVQRVVWASGTTDEAIWCTRDDHGTVPDPRSSNLAASLAVAGHVTYPSREALAASLEPDDPEAAASRVPQLDKPDSHLDRRQAVDAVCDAITRATQGHLPETDNDFVALGRGLEHDVGRDTALVLTVENPQATRELWVSLTRALPAPWRARAAVLAAVAAYLTGLGALADVALEAADRALPEYRLARLLRQAFNNAIHPDELRRAIDGAKRWATDEDEER, encoded by the coding sequence ATGCCTGCGGTCTCCGTGAATGGTCCCGCTGAATTCGTGTCGACGATTCCCATCCTGTTGGGATTTCATCCGCACCGCTGCCTGGTCCTGGGCAGCTTGCACGGCAAATCCGATGTCGGCGAGCTCCTGCACGTCGACATCGAAGAGGCCGCCCGGCCGACGGCGGCCGACCAGCTCGTCGCGGCGCTGAAGCGTCACGAGCCCGATCGGCTCTTGATTGCCGTCATCGACGACCGCGTCTTCGACCCCGCCGAACCGACACGACACCAGCAGCTCGTCGATGCCCTCACCGCCGGCGCCCGCGCGGCGGGCATCACAGTCCAGCGCGTCGTGTGGGCCAGCGGCACCACCGACGAGGCGATCTGGTGCACCCGCGACGACCACGGCACCGTGCCAGACCCGCGCAGCAGCAACCTCGCGGCGTCGTTGGCCGTCGCCGGCCACGTCACCTACCCCAGCCGCGAGGCACTCGCCGCGTCCCTGGAACCTGACGATCCCGAGGCGGCAGCCAGCCGTGTACCGCAACTGGATAAGCCTGACTCTCACCTCGACAGGCGTCAGGCCGTCGACGCCGTTTGCGACGCGATCACACGCGCTACCCAAGGGCATCTGCCCGAGACTGACAACGACTTCGTCGCTCTCGGCCGTGGCCTGGAGCACGACGTCGGCCGCGACACCGCGCTGGTGCTCACCGTCGAAAACCCACAGGCCACGCGAGAACTCTGGGTCAGCCTGACCCGCGCACTGCCCGCGCCATGGCGGGCACGCGCCGCCGTGCTGGCCGCCGTCGCCGCCTACCTCACCGGATTGGGTGCACTCGCTGACGTCGCCCTCGAGGCGGCCGACCGCGCCCTCCCGGAATACCGGCTCGCACGCCTGCTGCGCCAGGCATTCAACAACGCCATCCACCCCGACGAGCTCCGCCGCGCCATAGACGGCGCCAAGCGGTGGGCCACCGACGAGGACGAGGAGCGCTGA
- a CDS encoding N-6 DNA methylase, with protein MANSKKNQRSITRNPEQHAFAIAQAVDTAWQKANNSGRRDVPLSVAATLALVGQRDPNGPDLGDQFRALTADEFAEISRQIWTQLVNARPDLTHLVYPLMQWLFTDPEPALRQAARSTAEAALDAGQLQLTGTDARYDADLLGIVLTLLKSRTAVGANAQVYTPNSIASILAHLNTPEEHTSVQDPAVGSGGLFRAAAEAMREKGRDPTTVTWAGCDIDELAIAACAVNSILWGLGTRMLLYVGDTLAEGDWTTRAHQQRAEILRVAEAVRRDKQMIAAVRMAQHLTELVTDDMPEQERPAPE; from the coding sequence ATGGCCAACAGCAAGAAGAATCAGCGCAGCATCACCCGAAACCCCGAACAGCACGCTTTCGCCATAGCCCAAGCCGTCGACACCGCCTGGCAGAAGGCCAACAACAGCGGACGACGGGACGTGCCCCTGTCGGTGGCGGCCACCCTCGCCCTCGTCGGGCAACGTGACCCGAACGGTCCCGACCTCGGCGACCAGTTCCGCGCCCTGACCGCCGACGAGTTCGCCGAGATCTCCCGGCAGATCTGGACCCAACTGGTCAACGCCCGCCCGGACCTGACACACCTCGTGTATCCGCTCATGCAGTGGCTATTCACCGACCCAGAACCAGCGCTCCGCCAGGCGGCACGTAGCACCGCGGAGGCCGCTCTGGACGCCGGGCAACTCCAGCTCACCGGCACCGACGCCCGCTACGATGCCGACCTCCTCGGCATCGTGCTCACCCTGCTGAAATCTCGTACCGCGGTCGGAGCGAACGCCCAGGTCTACACGCCGAACTCCATCGCCAGCATCCTGGCCCACCTCAACACACCCGAGGAACACACCTCCGTCCAGGACCCCGCCGTCGGCAGCGGAGGACTGTTCCGCGCAGCAGCAGAAGCCATGCGCGAAAAGGGCCGCGACCCGACCACCGTGACCTGGGCCGGCTGCGACATCGACGAGCTCGCCATCGCCGCCTGCGCGGTCAACAGCATCCTGTGGGGGCTCGGCACTCGCATGTTGCTCTACGTCGGCGACACCCTCGCCGAAGGCGACTGGACCACACGCGCCCACCAGCAACGAGCCGAAATCCTCCGTGTCGCCGAGGCGGTACGCAGGGACAAGCAGATGATCGCCGCCGTACGCATGGCTCAGCACCTCACCGAGCTGGTCACCGACGACATGCCTGAGCAGGAACGCCCCGCTCCTGAATGA